From Solwaraspora sp. WMMD1047, the proteins below share one genomic window:
- a CDS encoding GNAT family N-acetyltransferase, with protein sequence MTSLADIDLSHHDGAGLEAMLGEVADLYEVVYAEPPYNGGPLFSRGRFLERTNVQKAAPGFALVTSRAAGRLVGFSFGFTFAAGRWWGGTTSPEPAAEVLTSPKFAVIELVVAKTWRGQGLGRTLINALMSKRFEPYATLLSEPDAPARRIYDHWGWRHVADVQPAVDAPYMHALVLPLTPSGPSGKASSTTSTT encoded by the coding sequence GTGACCTCCCTCGCCGACATCGACCTTTCCCACCACGACGGCGCTGGACTCGAGGCGATGCTAGGCGAGGTCGCCGACCTGTACGAGGTCGTGTACGCCGAGCCGCCGTACAACGGTGGCCCGCTGTTTAGCCGCGGCCGGTTCTTGGAACGCACCAACGTACAGAAGGCCGCGCCGGGGTTCGCACTCGTGACCTCGCGTGCAGCCGGCCGGCTTGTGGGTTTCTCATTCGGCTTCACGTTCGCAGCGGGTCGCTGGTGGGGAGGCACGACTTCCCCTGAGCCGGCCGCCGAGGTGCTGACGTCGCCCAAATTCGCTGTGATCGAGCTGGTCGTCGCCAAGACGTGGCGGGGTCAAGGGCTCGGTCGGACGCTCATCAATGCGCTGATGTCGAAGCGATTCGAGCCATATGCGACGCTGCTGTCCGAGCCGGACGCCCCGGCCCGGCGGATCTACGACCACTGGGGCTGGCGGCATGTGGCGGATGTCCAGCCGGCGGTCGACGCGCCGTACATGCACGCGCTCGTGCTGCCGCTAACACCGTCCGGCCCATCCGGGAAGGCGAGTTCGACTACTTCGACGACGTAA
- a CDS encoding helix-turn-helix transcriptional regulator — protein sequence MITGQDLRAARESRGVGLGKLADMIGRDKGHLSRVERNVDSRDVTPALVRDYEQALGLTVAATALSGGEPSPAEKGHGRLSKQAEYLDEAPDADDAVGAACQAQLEERGRRGPLVGRDVGTDPEDIVRRRILLQHALTALAAGAVTPALDVIRSGLVSSLTGKDAADVDVDEWEEVAFEYGGAYFTDRPAVLVSNLAADLVDLQGTLDAARGAQYRGLSRVSGLLAGVMAMSLVNLGQFQPARRWWRAARHAADASTDPVVRTWIRGHDATHALYDRRPLTIALTRADEALVIGGSAAYPGVTEALSARAQAYALLGRADEARDAVNHLADLYGQLPASATQDLGTAFGYPQHRLWHTTSYVGTHLGDTDTARQAQEHALTLYPASSRRSRAQVQLHAARCMVIDGYLDEGASHAQTVIDAVPVAHRTAMVLDMGRKVLDQVPVVERERSALAELREMLALPAGPVAP from the coding sequence GTGATTACCGGGCAGGACTTGCGCGCCGCGCGGGAGAGTAGGGGCGTTGGCCTTGGCAAGCTTGCCGACATGATTGGGCGGGATAAGGGCCACCTAAGCCGCGTTGAGCGCAACGTGGACTCCCGAGACGTGACGCCGGCCCTCGTCCGGGATTACGAACAGGCTCTTGGCCTCACCGTTGCCGCAACCGCCCTCAGCGGCGGCGAGCCCTCTCCCGCCGAGAAGGGACACGGCCGGTTGTCGAAGCAGGCAGAGTATCTTGACGAGGCACCCGACGCGGACGATGCCGTTGGGGCTGCCTGCCAGGCCCAACTTGAAGAACGCGGACGTCGCGGTCCGCTCGTAGGTCGCGACGTCGGAACGGACCCGGAGGACATCGTGCGGCGCCGCATCCTGCTACAGCACGCCCTGACCGCGCTTGCGGCTGGCGCTGTTACGCCGGCTCTCGACGTGATCCGTTCCGGTCTTGTGTCTTCCCTGACCGGGAAAGACGCCGCCGACGTGGACGTCGATGAGTGGGAAGAAGTCGCCTTCGAGTACGGCGGGGCCTACTTCACCGATCGTCCGGCCGTGTTGGTCAGCAACCTCGCGGCGGACCTCGTTGACCTCCAAGGAACCCTAGACGCCGCGCGGGGTGCCCAGTATCGGGGCCTGTCGAGGGTCAGTGGTCTGCTTGCCGGGGTGATGGCCATGAGCCTGGTAAACCTCGGTCAGTTCCAGCCGGCCCGCAGGTGGTGGCGGGCCGCCCGGCATGCAGCCGACGCATCCACTGATCCGGTCGTTCGCACCTGGATACGTGGACACGACGCGACGCACGCCCTCTACGACCGGCGTCCCCTCACCATCGCGCTTACCCGCGCTGATGAAGCTCTCGTTATCGGTGGCAGTGCCGCCTACCCGGGCGTTACGGAAGCTCTCAGTGCCCGCGCCCAGGCGTACGCACTGCTCGGCCGGGCCGACGAGGCCCGCGACGCCGTGAATCACCTTGCCGACCTCTACGGGCAGCTTCCGGCCAGCGCGACCCAGGACCTGGGCACTGCCTTCGGCTATCCGCAACACCGTTTGTGGCATACCACAAGCTACGTAGGAACCCACTTGGGCGACACCGACACCGCCCGCCAAGCGCAGGAGCACGCCCTAACTTTGTACCCGGCGTCGTCTCGTCGTTCCCGCGCGCAGGTTCAACTTCACGCCGCCCGATGCATGGTCATTGACGGCTACCTTGACGAGGGTGCCTCCCACGCCCAGACGGTTATCGACGCGGTGCCGGTCGCACACCGTACCGCCATGGTGCTGGATATGGGCCGGAAGGTTCTGGATCAGGTACCCGTTGTAGAGCGGGAGCGATCCGCGTTGGCCGAGCTGCGGGAGATGCTGGCACTGCCTGCCGGTCCGGTAGCGCCGTGA
- a CDS encoding helix-turn-helix domain-containing protein: MRGQVDQACRDLGRLLGEYRRAAGLSQVVLAGRIAYSRSTVATAENGSGRVAVEFWESCDRELAAGGALAVAYGRVRALTRALREQRDREGRRVRQERARRFLADSPVPLVPVDAAVGGLPGDQGVGVAFRAEAAVVVGCGCPLTVVRWSGWETRALREALRLTVGQFASRVRVRASSVTGWESLAVAGGLRPGTQRLLDDLLASMDVDGRARMRALLRDSCVDEGQSVRGQVVDRHECAASGPAGPDAARLHARSGRVRRGGPVLVHDGARGGGVRERKGGE; this comes from the coding sequence GTGAGGGGGCAGGTTGATCAGGCGTGTCGTGATCTGGGGCGGTTGTTGGGTGAGTATCGGCGGGCGGCTGGGTTGTCTCAGGTGGTGTTGGCGGGGCGTATCGCCTATTCGCGTAGCACGGTGGCCACTGCTGAGAACGGTTCCGGGCGGGTGGCGGTGGAGTTCTGGGAGTCCTGCGACCGGGAGTTGGCCGCCGGTGGTGCCCTGGCGGTGGCGTACGGCCGTGTGCGGGCGTTGACGCGGGCTCTGCGGGAGCAGCGGGATCGGGAAGGGCGGCGTGTCCGGCAGGAACGGGCGCGGCGGTTCCTGGCGGACTCTCCTGTTCCGCTGGTGCCGGTTGACGCGGCGGTCGGCGGTCTACCTGGCGACCAAGGAGTTGGGGTGGCTTTTCGGGCTGAGGCGGCGGTGGTGGTCGGGTGTGGTTGTCCGTTGACAGTGGTGCGGTGGTCGGGGTGGGAGACCCGGGCGTTGCGGGAGGCGTTGCGGCTGACCGTCGGGCAGTTCGCTTCGCGGGTGCGGGTCCGTGCATCGTCGGTGACCGGCTGGGAGAGCCTCGCCGTCGCGGGTGGGCTGCGGCCGGGGACGCAGAGGTTGTTGGATGACCTGCTCGCGTCGATGGATGTGGACGGGCGTGCCCGGATGCGGGCGCTGCTGCGGGACTCCTGCGTCGATGAGGGCCAGTCCGTGCGGGGGCAGGTGGTCGACCGGCACGAGTGCGCCGCGTCCGGTCCAGCCGGACCGGACGCGGCGAGGTTGCACGCGCGGTCCGGACGGGTGCGTCGGGGCGGTCCGGTCCTGGTCCACGACGGCGCGCGTGGTGGCGGGGTGCGAGAGCGGAAGGGAGGTGAGTGA